The Sander lucioperca isolate FBNREF2018 chromosome 4, SLUC_FBN_1.2, whole genome shotgun sequence DNA segment TTAAGATTCAGTAATATAGGGTTAATACATAAAGATCCTGTTATGATAATATCTTCATGTTAATATCTCAGCACACACTtgtacacaaaaacaaattatttaGTTTAGTCTTATAGCAAGAAGAAATGGTCATAGCATGAACATGGTGGTTGTTTTTTGAACTGTATTTTAACTGGATGAAATATCCTGGATTGAATTCAGTGTTGCTCAGAAGATGAAAACTGCAACCCTCCAGTCAAGTATGAAGTTGACTTTTTGCCTCAGAGTTTAATTGCCAGTGCATCTGAACAGCTGGCTGCCAACAGGAAATCGGTCTTGACTTGAAGCCAAACTTTGCCTTGTCACTAAGATAAACACAGCATTTTGTTTAGAATCTGTTCTAATTAAACTCATAGTGATGGATGACTAAATGTTTTCTATACATTCGACGGAATTGTAAATTGAAAGGGATCCTGAATGCCAGAATATTGTGAGATGTTGCCATACATCTCAAacaaagtgtatatatataatgatcAGTAGCCTTGTTGTATCCAAAGAAACCTCGGGGAAACATGAGTGGCACTGGTTGACAAAACAGTCCAACTCCCAAGGTCCATTTAGTAACTGTACCAGAGCTTCCTCTGCAGATAGGGTCCGCCCAGTTGTCATGGAATTGTAGTTGTTTTAATTTTCTGAGCCCTTCAGATGGTTTCTAATGTCAAGAATTAACTTTGCAACTCAACACTAAAACTGGGATTTATCTTCCATATGTATATCAAAATTctagaaaacatttaaaatacaattcattttgacaaaatacattACCTTCAAACTGCGCTTTTACATGCATCTCAAATGATCATCTCAAATATCACAATGTCCAGATATGATAAAGTGCAAAATCACAACCTCCAACAGTAAACCTTATATACTGCAGTATAGGTGTTGCGGTATTAAATGGCTTTTTAGGATATGCTTATTAAAATCTACTTATCCATGAGCTGTAGACCCATCTTAGCCTTTTAAATCACCAGATGATCCTCCAGAATTCTGCACGAGCTCATGGTAAAATGTGTCGAACTGTCCAATAGCACTGATGATAGATGGCGATATGGAGAGAAAAACACTGAGTCCTTTGGGTCTTCCAGCATGTAATACAGAGGCCAAGCAAGCTATGTGGGCGTATGCATTAATTTACATAAACATCCAAaaggattttatttttcttagaTGGAGCTTGACGTCaaatagaaagagaaaaaaaagtgtaggCTAGTTTTTATGAAGCAAACATCACCGATGAACTGGCATCATCAGTAAGTAACAGCATTCGTTTAGAGCTGCTCACACAAAAtgtttacttcactacattcaaATCAGCCTTTAAGTTTATTTTCTCGttgtcaataccacattacctTAAATATAATACCATCAGCCTTCCTGATACAAACATTAGCCTTCCTGATACACtagaggtgtgcaaaaaaatcgatattgaatcgaatcgtgacattttctgaatcgtgcacccctattaTACActcatgggaaaagtaactacatttacatactgtgaatcgttttttttaatcgagaatcatttttgaattgaaaatcgattttgaatcgaatcgtgagcctaaaaatcgatatcgaatcgtgacattttctgaatcgtgcacccctattaTACACTCCTTGTCAGTGTATTTATTTACGTATTACAGTAAGATAATCTGCGCTGATCAAAATAATGCACTTTAAATTGCCCTTGCTTTATGACAAAATCTACTCAACTGTTGAAGTTATGTCActttctcttccctctcttATGATTTCATGTCAAGCAAAAAATACTATTAAGATTGattctaaaaatgtaaaattcaTACATGTGCGCAGAAACACGAatacattaaacattttttagcGCTGATCAACTCCATCCTGTGTGatatgtgatgtttttaatACATATCCGTCTTCTTAGGCAACAGGAAATTCTAATATCACACACCAGTGTTACACCAGTGTATCCTCTTCAAGTCTTGTCCTGTATCACCATAACCGTCGGCCAGTGTAGTTAACTGGGGCTGTGGGCATCtacaagagagagacaaacaaatACTGAacaagtagcctacagtacTCCTGTGGTTGATTATTTCGTAAATGAGAGTAAAGTACACAGAGTGTGTGTTTCTTCCATACTTACGGTTCCACCATTCATGACCAGAGCCATCTCAGTGGGTTGGTAGACGTGACCTCTGAAGGCGATGCCAGGACGCACACTCCCATGGCTGCTGTGGTATGTTCCACTTCGGAGAGCTGACAGATCAGCAAggtaaagcacacacacaagttaCAGGTGTCatggtaaacatttttttacatcTTCTAGATCATACTGATTCCAGTTTTAAGAGTAACCGCTATGATAGATGACTGTGCTGCTGATTGATACGAAGCATACATTAGTGctgcaaaatatatatatatatatatatatatatatatatatatatatatatatatatatatttttttaaaactgtatcgcaatatcaacttgcACAATATACACATTGTGAAATGCTGCAACATCGCGATAGACACAAAGATTTTTTggtagttgaaagaaaatatcagtagaaaactgcacataaaaatgtaattgtcattctgtttttagtggtgccttttatatttaatccaatgttaaatttgttcAGTTAAAGAACATTGGaattaaattgttttaaaattcaacaagcaatttgtatTTTGGCAGAACACTGAAAGcggcagaaatgcagaactgagtacataaAATGTGTTCATTTATCACAAGTAATAACGTTAACGCgttattcaacaacgttatcgcatatcgcatattttcatcatatcgtgcagccctagcatACATGCATCAAACTCGAGGATGAAGTATAATTTGTCTGACCAGTTGGTAACTCTCTTCACACCTATAAACCAACACGGGCGATTAATTCAGAAACTTGAATTTGCAAATGCTTTTTTCTCCAAGGTGCAGTGTGTTTAtcttgtatttttcttttataataaaaccagttaaatatttatatacagtcagGTACACAATATCTACATTtagtgtttgctaacattagccagtaTACAGTACTACAAAACTTATGAGAGTGTTAAATGGTGCACTGGTGTGTTGTATTGCCCATTAATTCAACTTGACATTTGCAAGAGGAAGATTGTGTTATTTTTTCTGTCAAATGTCTCACTTGAAAGGaaaatttctgtttttgtcaacctgggtctttttttcatatttctaGTCATCGTTCCTATCCCATATATTATCACAAGCTCTACTGCAGAACTACACAGACAGGGAGTTTACCATCCATTAAAGAAAGTAACAGAAGACTTAACCCTTATCCTTTCAACCACAAAGTAAATCCTCTAGTGACTTGCTTACACTGTGTCACATGACTTCCTTCTCTGTATGACTCTGCTATTGTGCAAGTTGGACTGCTGTCCTATTCTTTGCACAGTCAGGTTCTCCTCCTCAGTCAGCCATAAATTGGCCAACCAATATCATCAGTCTCCTAAAGTCTACTTTCTTGCAAGcggtgtttcctttaggatttttttagcagtgggggcaggtctgtctgCCCCGCCGCCAAATGTTTTACGTATGAAACGGAACTGACActtcgctgcaacacaaacaaatatatttattcacctctattcacacacaatgaggcatattttcagttgtgattgaactgtatgTTTTGAGGAACTATAGGACACATAACATTTTCAACAGGTCTACACTTAGAACGGCCCCACCGCGGtgacgtttttggtggagctgtttgtttaatagtcgactcggaagaaagcgaacgttttgacaataaacaacatcaacacaacattatgtggagttaaactggactggcccaataacctctgaatagttctacttgttgttaaattgcaatgtgagcagCAGCCAACGGGAAGTGCATTATGTCGGCAGcataatttaaaaggcaaccgcaaCTACATTTTTTGTACAGCCCTATTTTTGATGCCGTggtggcagaaattttgccatggtgggccgccactacaaaatcaacatagaggaaacagtGCTTGCAAGACACTCTGTGAACCGGTTCTGCTACTGCCTCCACTCTTTGTTTATCCTGGTCCATCGTGGCTTAGCTTTTCATCTGTGCATTTGGCTTCAGATAAATATGGAGAGCAACCAAAGTGAAATGACTCATACATTTCCCTGTAAGCCTGTTGGATAATCAGGAATTTCATAAGGTTTAATTAGATTTTGGATTGCGTATATAACTAAAAGTGAGCCACATTTTGCTGTAAACAAACCTGGCACTCATGGTTTTATGGTTATTGGGGCTGAATCTCAtcacccttatttgatagctcctcgactcctcgttcctcggctgaaccggaagttgttctgtccctcctcggtgaaggccgtctcaaagctcttatttctgccccgaggaccgaggagcgAGGAGGGATCATAGAGGAGCTATAGGAGAggatacacaagagcagccttccctgaagctgtgcagctgaaggagttgctaactccgcccaaacagctgacgaattTTGACGCTTCacaggaaaggacgtctcatccctctaaaacacatttgctcgttgcctctctcctccaatgatttcctcgcgtctctcccgggcctcctcggtgggagggactaagacgcgaggaaggggcACAAAGGAGGGAGTCGAGGAGGCAATTAAAGCGACATGAAAAGCAGCCATGGTCATCTTTCAAGTCGAACAGGGCAATGGTTTGCAGTTCAATGGATGAAAGTTTATAtagcatatttatattaaaaagtagtgtttaaaGAATGAGtctgaatttgaatttgagtATGAGTACTCACCTGCTCAAAACAATTTTGGGCTACTGGCTAAGTTAGGAGAAAATCCTAAAGCTAAGGGCCTACTTTAGGACTTTTAGACCTTTGTCTAAGAGTCAAAGCTACAGGTATTGTGTCTCGTCGCAtccatgttttaaaaaaatgcaacaataataaactgttaaaaGCATATTTTGATGGCAGGTGAGTTAGTAAGTATCAAATCAGCCCACGAACAAGTTAAAACAATTCAATAGCACTACAGAGATGAGATGACTCTCCACTCCTCAGATACTGGAAAAATGTAGTTCGCAGTGCAGATGTAATATCTCAGGTGTCTGTGAGAATTATTCCTCAAACCATTTAATTGATTTACCAACACTTTGCCGGTCACCTGTCAATCAATCACTGTAGACAGACAGTAAATTATTGTATGTGACATGATGTCATCCCTTCTCTTAGCTTAGGAGTTCTGAGTCCCTCGGTGAAAGATGCTCAAGAAAAGCCCTTAAGAGGAAACCGTAAGATAAGACATTTTGTGAATTTGGCCCCTGGTTACTATTTAAATTCATTGTAAATGACTGAATAAATTCAGCTGCCCAGAGCCACATTTATCACCTTTCAAACTTATAAGATAGCTTTGATTGCAGTattgtattatttaaaaatgtcagaGTCCATGATAGTTACTTTTGTTGTCTACTCCTTTTTCATGACATTGAATGCAAAAAACACAGTTATTCCTGATATTTGGAGGGGAATCAAGGCAAcatccatctttgttgtaaGTTGCTAGGCAACAGTGACCTCATGACTTACCATAAAACacttaaatgccaaacatatttGTACTCAAACCTAACACGTTTAAAATACAACCTAATGAGTTCCATTTGAAGGCAGCATTTgacccaggttgaaaaaaatgtgttcctGTGATCCTTTGAAACAGATTATTTATCTCTGTTAAAtaaacatgcacagacacacacacactctcacacacacacacacacacacacacacacacacacattacataaGCCTACTTGCACCGTGCTCCTCCATAGAAAAAGCTTGGTTTTCAGGGAAGGGTCGGTGAGAGTGTGTTGGAAGCTCATCTCCGAAATGTGGAGGAGGGGACGTGTGAGTGGTGTCGAAGAAGTCTTGCGTGTTGGATTGTGGAGGGTTCCGGAGACACAGGTGCGCCTCTGGAATAGCGTGGAACAGCAGCAGGATCCAGCCCTGAATGACCAGGGCCACCGCCAGTGCAGGCTCATCCAACACCTTTACATCCTtctttgctcctcctcctcctaacCTCTCACCTTTCCCCTTTCCTCTCAGGGTCTGGCTGCCATAAAGATAAAACCCCAGCCAAGCCACCCATAGCAATGCCGATGCCAGACTGGACAGAAAGAGCCAGACAGCGTTACACTTCCATCTCCGTTTTTCACTACCTCCTTCTCTATCTTCTTCACTCCCACCTGCTCCCTCTGCCACCATCTCTCCTCCACACAGCACCACCCCCAGAGAAAGCCCCATGGCTATGAGGAGCAGCCCCAGGGTGTAGCTGCATGTCAGAGCAAAGTCTAAAGGTGGATATTCGCAGGCCGGGTGACCCTCCCTAACTACAGTTAGCAAGACCCATTCAGCAGAGATGATCCCCTGAACCAAGGCCAAGGCCAGACCGAGCGCTGCCAGGGAGCTGCCTGATGGGCTCGTCTTGCCAGCCACAAGCCTCCTGAGCCGCACACCCTGCACTAGCAAACTGGAGAAGCAGAGGGCAAAAAGGGGCCCCCAGAAGGCTCTGCGGATCACACAGAGCACCTGGTTCTTCCCCACCAGGAAGgccagagagatggagaagatCCCAAGGAGCGTgccaaggagaaggagaagaggcCCCACGCCGGAGCGCCTGGCGTGGTCAGAAATGGAGCGCAGCTTGACTAGTAGGAGCACAGCGAGGACCAGAGAGGCAAGGCCACCACTGCAGGCCACGGCCTCCAGAACCACACCCCAGACTGACTCCAGGTCACACAGCACTCTGTATGGAGGTTCCACATCCACACTGCATccccgaggaggaggaggaggagaggggtggGAAGAGCCATAGCCGATCAGTGACAGGAGGCAGATGATGAAAGGGCTGACGGCCATcttagagacacagagacagaaatatGTATTGATggggagagaggtagagagagataCACAAGAGGAGTGATATTGTGCAGAAAGATCCAGAGAGGAGGGGGCCAGGAAGGTAAATGTCGTGATGACTGTATATTAGTTCATACAGCATCTTCATGAGTCACAATACACAGTAGAAACAGCAGTCAATATATTTAAGATCCAATACGCAGATATATCAGAGATTAATATGTTTTTCTctttaacacacaaacacacactcatgcactcAGCAAGAATAGAACTGATTTTAGCACTGGGCAATGGTTTCCATGGAAACGGGAAACAGCGTGGGCTGACTACATCGCATACTGGGTTTTTGAGAAGTCGAGTTTCAGTACCCCACAGCACAGAGAAATGCACGAGTATgcgtgcgcacacacgcacatgcaaaATGTTTGTACTTACTTGTGAGGAccctcattgacataatgcattcccccAGCCCTAACATTAGCCTAATTTTAACCTTTACCCCAATATCAAgttttaaccctcaaacagtGAATAAGTGAAGCCATGATGTTCTCACTTTTGAAAAACATCCTCACTGtcaagatatgaaacttaacttGGTCCAAACTAGAATAGGAGTATCAgagcaaacacaaacagacacacaaatatacacacatacatacaaaataccacagcattaaaatgttttaactcTTCAAACTCACCTCAGATAAATTATTGACTTGAATTCTTGATTATTGACAGTGAAGGGGCATCATCATCGTTTTCCAGTGTGCATCCCTTTTAACTAgttcaagtattttttttataatccgAGTTAATGAAATCCTTGAGGCAGCAGAAACAAAACGGTTTCCATTTTGCCTCTTATGTCGCTCTCTGCGCTCACAGCTGCCACTGttataaagtacaaaatacaacacttaATGTCCTGCTGCTGCAGTGACACGTCCGGCTGCTCCGAGAAGAATCCACAATTATGATGCATGCCTTGATACTTCACACACCCACATAGTCAAATATatattctgtctctctttcactattcactctcgctccctctctcctctttctatTCATTCCGTctgcatgtctgtgtttttctctccCTGCTTCACGCTGAATCTGCGGAGGTGTCAACAGAGATGCAATCCCAGCTTTACTTCTGTTCACCCACACATGGGGAGTATGATCTGCTGATGCAACTGTCTAAACAGGAAGAAAATAGgaaaaaagtacagtatataaGCCTGGTAAATCACAGCCAATCCAGGATTAGTCACTCGTTATTTCCCGCCTACGGGCTCCCACATCATCCTCATACCACTTATACAATTCTTCCTCACCAGAACTGGAGTTTTGATCACCAGATTGGACCAAAACAAATGAAGGTCTCTTCAGCAGATGTCCGCTGAcggtatgtctgtgtgttgcaaAGTGAAGATGGGCTTTGGAAGGAGAGGGGCAGATGGTCAATCTAAACACAGGTGAGCCCTGTGGCCATGTGACTGTCCTAGTAG contains these protein-coding regions:
- the gprc5bb gene encoding G protein-coupled receptor, class C, group 5, member Bb; translated protein: MAVSPFIICLLSLIGYGSSHPSPPPPPRGCSVDVEPPYRVLCDLESVWGVVLEAVACSGGLASLVLAVLLLVKLRSISDHARRSGVGPLLLLLGTLLGIFSISLAFLVGKNQVLCVIRRAFWGPLFALCFSSLLVQGVRLRRLVAGKTSPSGSSLAALGLALALVQGIISAEWVLLTVVREGHPACEYPPLDFALTCSYTLGLLLIAMGLSLGVVLCGGEMVAEGAGGSEEDREGGSEKRRWKCNAVWLFLSSLASALLWVAWLGFYLYGSQTLRGKGKGERLGGGGAKKDVKVLDEPALAVALVIQGWILLLFHAIPEAHLCLRNPPQSNTQDFFDTTHTSPPPHFGDELPTHSHRPFPENQAFSMEEHGATLRSGTYHSSHGSVRPGIAFRGHVYQPTEMALVMNGGTMPTAPVNYTGRRLW